In Kaistella faecalis, a genomic segment contains:
- a CDS encoding dienelactone hydrolase family protein, which produces MKLSLITVSLLLLLSAASCKEKTASEKDNTTTAENVSDNIKTEELKTEINGVTHRSFAAYNADIEGKLPVVFVLPEWWGLNDYVKNRVKQLAGLGYYAVAVDYYGDQKVVDTPEEAQKLASHFYNIPVDARRMFDAAKHQVSLAEKSDYSKMAIIGYCFGGAQALNMARLSSDFKGVVSFHGNLETGIRAKNNKVKYLVLNGADDTFVPKEEIAAFKKEMDSAKIEYKFVDYPDALHAFTNPDATATGKKFNLPIAYSKEADEKSWNEMKTFLAEIFK; this is translated from the coding sequence ATGAAACTTTCATTAATCACCGTTTCGCTTCTGCTCTTGTTGTCCGCAGCTTCCTGTAAAGAGAAAACTGCTTCTGAAAAAGATAATACAACAACCGCAGAAAATGTTAGCGATAATATTAAAACTGAAGAACTGAAAACCGAAATCAACGGCGTTACCCACCGTTCTTTTGCTGCATATAATGCAGATATAGAAGGAAAACTGCCTGTAGTTTTTGTACTTCCCGAGTGGTGGGGATTAAATGATTATGTGAAAAACCGAGTGAAACAGCTTGCAGGACTAGGTTATTACGCTGTCGCTGTTGATTATTATGGCGACCAGAAAGTGGTAGACACGCCGGAAGAAGCCCAAAAACTTGCCTCACATTTCTATAACATTCCGGTTGATGCCCGTAGAATGTTCGATGCTGCAAAGCATCAGGTAAGCCTCGCGGAGAAATCTGATTACAGTAAAATGGCCATCATCGGTTATTGTTTTGGTGGTGCGCAGGCCCTGAATATGGCGCGGCTTTCCAGTGATTTCAAAGGGGTGGTGAGTTTCCACGGAAATCTGGAAACAGGAATACGCGCTAAAAATAATAAAGTGAAGTATCTTGTGCTGAATGGCGCTGACGACACTTTTGTGCCAAAAGAAGAAATTGCAGCATTCAAAAAAGAAATGGACAGTGCAAAAATCGAGTATAAATTCGTCGATTATCCTGACGCACTGCATGCTTTCACCAATCCTGACGCTACTGCAACCGGAAAGAAATTCAACCTGCCGATTGCCTATAGCAAAGAAGCTGATGAGAAATCCTGGAACGAAATGAAAACGTTTCTTGCTGAGATTTTTAAATAA